The sequence CGAGCGTCCTGATCTTCCTCGTCCTCAAGCGGCTCGAGGATGCCCGCAAGATGATGGGGCAAGCCCAGGCATCGGAGGTCCAGATAGCCAACTTCGGACTCATCATCGCCGCGGTGATGATGGCCATCGGTCTCGGGCTCGTGATCACTGCTCTGGTCCGTTCGCGGAAGGAAAAGGCGAAGGAGAAGCAGCCGGCCGATCATGGATGAGACGCTGGAGAGCGACTTCCTGAAATTCATGGAGGTCGAGCGCACGGCCTCGCCACGCACGCTGGTGAACTACCAGCTCGCGATGGCTTCCTGCCGCGAGTGGCGCGGCGAGGGCTTCACGGGTTGGCGCGATCTCGGACCGGATGATTTCCGCCGCTGGCTGTTCGAGATGATGAAGGCGGGCCTCTCGAAGGCGACGATCCGGCTGCGCTTCGCGGCGATCCGCTCGTTCTACAAGTTCCTCGTCCATCGCCGCGGCTTCGCGAAGAGCCCGGTGGCGGAGGTCCAGCTCCCGAAGCCGGAGAAGAAGCTGCCGGTGGTGCTCACCATCGCGCAGATCGATGAGCTGCTCGCGCTGCCACTGCAGGTGCCGCTGATGAAGCAGACGAAACCGTGGATGCCGCTGCGCGATGCCGCGATCCTGGAGCTCTTTTACTCGTGCGGGCTGCGTATCTCGGAGCTGCGCGGGCTGGATGTGAGGGACATCGATTTCCTCGGCGAAAACGTCCGGGTGATGGGCAAGGGCGCGAAGGAACGCATCGTGCCGATCGGTGGGCCGGCGCTGGCAGCCTTGCAGCGCTATCAGCGCGAGGCGGCGGTGACGAATGGGCCGCTGTTCCTCGGCAAGCTCAAGACGCGGATCACGCAGCAGGCGATCGATCTGCTGCTGAAGAAGTACCTGAAGCTGAGCTCGATCCCGTTCAAGATCTCGCCGCACAAGCTGCGGCACAGCTTCGCGACGCATTTGTTAGATGCGGGGGCGGACTTGCGGTCGGTGCAAAGCTTGCTGGGTCATGCGTCGCTCTCCACGACGCAGATCTACACGCACG is a genomic window of Luteolibacter arcticus containing:
- a CDS encoding tyrosine recombinase XerC; amino-acid sequence: MDETLESDFLKFMEVERTASPRTLVNYQLAMASCREWRGEGFTGWRDLGPDDFRRWLFEMMKAGLSKATIRLRFAAIRSFYKFLVHRRGFAKSPVAEVQLPKPEKKLPVVLTIAQIDELLALPLQVPLMKQTKPWMPLRDAAILELFYSCGLRISELRGLDVRDIDFLGENVRVMGKGAKERIVPIGGPALAALQRYQREAAVTNGPLFLGKLKTRITQQAIDLLLKKYLKLSSIPFKISPHKLRHSFATHLLDAGADLRSVQSLLGHASLSTTQIYTHVTKERLRSAYDQAHPRAK